One part of the Rutidosis leptorrhynchoides isolate AG116_Rl617_1_P2 chromosome 1, CSIRO_AGI_Rlap_v1, whole genome shotgun sequence genome encodes these proteins:
- the LOC139862643 gene encoding uncharacterized protein, translated as MDSAVIHELNQGIQMAKQLRVNLNSAEVREYLIHKILSSYENALIILKSGDSSGQPWATTHTSPNFTNSSTSTGSLKSGEHNFDPFEQPFIYHNAQNVASNNSSPFPLPRHSPKKLDPKPTHHHQHESPLNSYEIISNTSSDHSVNTCARVPSPFDFPSTPLGFMEDYQQTQYFPNQFDDQMLQVYSPPFISPSISESNYFSEWGSSSSLDFAADADLDFNFDNSFF; from the coding sequence ATGGATAGTGCAGTAATTCATGAGCTAAATCAAGGGATTCAAATGGCTAAACAGCTAAGAGTTAATCTGAACTCAGCTGAAGTTAGAGAATATTTGATACATAAGATCTTGTCTTCATATGAGAACGCTCTCATAATTCTCAAATCGGGTGACTCATCCGGGCAGCCTTGGGCAACTACCCATACCTCACCCAATTTTACCAATTCGTCAACATCTACAGGGAGCCTAAAAAGTGGAGAACACAATTTTGATCCATTTGAACAACCTTTTATTTATCACAACGCTCAAAATGTAGCTTCAAATAACAGTTCTCCTTTTCCACTTCCGCGTCATTCGCCTAAAAAACTCGACCCTAAGCCAACTCACCACCACCAACATGAATCACCACTAAACTCTTATGAGATTATCTCAAATACGAGCTCCGACCACAGTGTCAACACATGTGCTAGGGTTCCATCCCCATTCGACTTCCCTTCAACTCCATTAGGATTCATGGAAGATTATCAACAAACTCAATATTTCCCAAATCAGTTTGATGATCAAATGTTACAAGTGTACTCACCGCCGTTTATTTCTCCAAGCATCTCTGAATCGAACTACTTCTCAGAGTGGGGTAGCTCATCTTCATTGGATTTTGCAGCTGATGCAGACCTTGATTTTAACTTTGACAACTCTTTCTTTTAG
- the LOC139886526 gene encoding uncharacterized protein — protein MDSACVYDQKTVIQELTQGIEMAKRLRVNLNSAEARDFFINKILSSYQNALFLLKSAEYFEQLQATALPAPSLPDSTISIGSPESTEFEFDQFDQSFFGHQDHDVVSKKRKEMTAWDNQLNMYIDNDINIPYNRNDAKLATLPPLPPLPKKHKTRSTNHQHHELSPPNIRDNIRVHASQFGANDPSSASFLAASFGLMEDNQQQLHNNNLNYFEDELLQVYSPPFISPDSLESNYFSGWESSSSQESVDVQADLNHDFIFNNSFLEQFSV, from the exons ATGGATAGTGCTTGTGTTTATGATCAAAAGACAGTCATTCAAGAGCTAACTCAAGGCATAGAAATGGCAAAACGTCTAAGGGTTAACCTCAATTCAGCAGAAGCAAGAGATTTTTTCATAAATAAGATCTTATCTTCATATCAAAACGCTCTGTTTCTTCTCAAATCAGCCGAATATTTCGAGCAACTACAAGCAACCGCCCTACCAGCACCCAGTCTTCCAGACTCAACAATTTCCATAGGGAGTCCAGAAAGCACAGAATTTGAGTTTGACCAGTTTGACCAATCATTTTTTGGTCATCAAGACCACGATGTCGTTTCCAAAAAGAG AAAGGAGATGACAGCATGGGACAATCAACTTAATATGTACATCGATAATGATATCAATATTCCATACAACAGGAATGATGCCAAGTTGGCAACATTACCACCACTACCGCCATTGCCTAAAAAACATAAAACTAGGTCAACCAACCACCAGCACCACGAATTATCGCCCCCAAATATCAGAGACAATATCAGGGTTCATGCATCCCAGTTTGGTGCCAATGATCCATCTTCAGCGTCCTTCCTTGCAGCTTCATTTGGATTAATGGAAGATAACCAACAACAACtacataataataatctaaattatTTTGAAGACGAACTGTTGCAAGTGTATTCGCCACCCTTTATCTCCCCGGACTCGCTTGAATCAAACTACTTCTCAGGATGGGAAAGTTCATCATCTCAGGAATCTGTGGATGTTCAAGCAGATTTAAACCATGATTTCATATTCAACAACTCTTTTTTAGAACAATTTAGTGTTTAA